The Acetomicrobium flavidum genome window below encodes:
- the dnaJ gene encoding molecular chaperone DnaJ, whose product MSGPANVRKDYYEILGVGRDASQEEIKKAYRRLVRQYHPDANPGNKEAEEKFKLINEAYEVLSDPQKKAQYDQFGFVGDMPPQGGEGAWDFGNFGDLFGDLFGDFFGGFGSRRSANMPQRGMDLEMPLTVTLREAAYGATKVVYIPKWEKCATCGGSGAAPGSSPERCPVCGGKGQVESRSRSPFGEFVTVRTCQRCGGSGYVINNPCKDCGGRGRTRVRHKVEVKVPPGVDSGTRLRIRGEGDEGQNGGPPGDLYLVIEVEEDPVFKRRGDDLHVTVDVPFPVAALGGKVTVPTLDGQEEVEISPGTQSGTVKRLKGLGMPRQRGSGRGDLVAHINVAVPRNLTDKQKALIEALALEMNVPVKSSGLLEKIRGLFA is encoded by the coding sequence ATGTCTGGTCCCGCTAATGTGAGGAAGGACTACTACGAAATACTCGGTGTAGGGCGGGACGCCTCTCAAGAAGAAATAAAGAAGGCCTACAGGAGGCTGGTGCGCCAATATCACCCCGACGCCAATCCTGGCAACAAAGAGGCGGAGGAGAAGTTCAAGCTGATAAACGAGGCCTATGAAGTATTGAGCGATCCCCAAAAAAAGGCTCAATACGACCAGTTTGGCTTCGTTGGCGATATGCCTCCTCAAGGCGGCGAAGGGGCATGGGATTTCGGCAATTTCGGAGACCTCTTTGGAGATTTGTTTGGCGATTTCTTCGGCGGCTTTGGCTCCAGGAGGTCGGCCAATATGCCCCAAAGGGGAATGGATTTGGAGATGCCCTTGACCGTTACCTTGAGGGAGGCCGCCTACGGTGCCACGAAGGTGGTGTACATCCCAAAATGGGAGAAATGTGCCACCTGCGGCGGCAGCGGTGCGGCACCGGGCAGTTCTCCCGAACGTTGTCCCGTTTGCGGCGGCAAGGGGCAGGTCGAAAGCAGATCGAGGAGTCCCTTTGGGGAATTCGTGACGGTGCGTACGTGTCAACGTTGCGGGGGGTCGGGTTATGTAATCAATAACCCTTGCAAGGATTGCGGCGGGCGCGGAAGGACCAGGGTAAGACATAAAGTTGAGGTAAAGGTGCCTCCGGGCGTGGACAGCGGTACTCGTCTCAGGATAAGGGGTGAGGGTGACGAGGGTCAAAACGGAGGGCCTCCAGGCGACTTATATCTGGTCATAGAGGTGGAAGAAGATCCCGTGTTTAAGAGGCGTGGCGACGACCTTCACGTTACCGTCGATGTGCCCTTCCCGGTTGCCGCTTTGGGCGGCAAGGTAACTGTGCCCACTTTAGATGGGCAAGAAGAGGTGGAAATAAGTCCCGGTACCCAATCGGGCACGGTAAAAAGGCTGAAGGGTTTAGGGATGCCACGACAAAGAGGAAGCGGACGCGGAGACCTTGTTGCTCACATAAATGTGGCTGTTCCCCGTAATCTGACGGATAAACAGAAGGCCTTGATAGAGGCGTTGGCCCTTGAGATGAACGTGCCTGTCAAGTCTTCAGGCTTGCTTGAAAAAATAAGAGGATTATTTGCTTGA
- the dnaK gene encoding molecular chaperone DnaK — translation MSKIVGIDLGTTNSVVAVKEGDNIVVIPNAEGSRLTPSVVAFTKDGERLVGQLAKRQAVINPERTIISIKRKMGSDYKVRIDDKEYTPQEISAMILQKLKKDAEDYLGEEVKQAVITVPAYFTDAQRQATKDAGKIAGLEVLRIINEPTAACLAYGMDKGGEFKVLVFDLGGGTFDVSILDVGDGVYEVMATSGDNHLGGDDWDQRLVDWMVSEFKRSEGIDLSKDKMALQRLREAAEKAKIELSSMSETTISLPFITADQNGPKHLELEITRAKFEEMTADLLERVVGPVQKALSDSGLTPAQIDKILLVGGATRMPMVQRKVKELLGKEPTKGINPDECVAIGAAIQAAILAGEHKDIVLVDVTPLSLGVETLGGVFTKIIERNTAIPVSKSQIFTTAADNQTRVEIHVLQGERPMAADNVSLGRFFLDGIPPAPRGVPQIEVTFNIDVNGILNVTAKDLATGKAQHITIQSSRLSEAEIERMRREAEANEEADRRRRELADARNEADSAVYNAEKLLRDLGDKVTQEERTKVQSKIDAVKAALGKEDVLAIKSACEDLTKDLNELAVRLYSQATQGQAGAGVAGQSTSQDGSGGPTVDAQYKDQGQA, via the coding sequence ATGAGTAAGATCGTAGGGATCGATTTAGGAACGACCAACAGCGTCGTAGCTGTAAAAGAAGGAGATAACATAGTTGTAATACCTAACGCCGAAGGAAGCAGGTTAACTCCTTCGGTGGTGGCATTTACCAAAGACGGCGAACGCCTGGTGGGCCAATTGGCCAAAAGACAGGCTGTAATTAACCCAGAGCGAACCATAATTTCCATAAAGCGTAAAATGGGAAGCGACTACAAGGTCAGGATAGACGATAAGGAATATACTCCGCAGGAGATCTCGGCCATGATACTTCAAAAGCTTAAAAAGGACGCTGAGGACTACCTGGGTGAGGAGGTAAAGCAAGCCGTAATAACGGTTCCTGCCTATTTCACCGACGCCCAAAGGCAGGCAACCAAGGATGCTGGCAAGATAGCTGGGCTCGAGGTATTGAGGATAATTAACGAGCCTACGGCCGCGTGCCTTGCCTACGGCATGGATAAGGGCGGGGAGTTCAAGGTATTGGTCTTCGACCTCGGCGGCGGCACCTTTGACGTCTCCATTTTGGATGTGGGAGATGGAGTCTACGAGGTCATGGCTACGAGCGGTGACAATCACCTGGGCGGTGATGACTGGGACCAGAGGCTTGTCGACTGGATGGTCTCTGAGTTTAAGCGCAGCGAAGGCATAGATTTGAGCAAGGACAAGATGGCCCTGCAAAGGCTGCGGGAGGCTGCCGAAAAGGCAAAGATAGAGCTGTCGTCGATGTCTGAGACAACCATATCATTGCCCTTCATAACGGCCGACCAAAATGGACCCAAGCACCTGGAACTTGAGATAACCAGGGCAAAGTTCGAGGAGATGACGGCCGATTTGCTCGAAAGGGTGGTAGGGCCCGTGCAAAAGGCTCTGTCCGATTCGGGATTGACTCCGGCCCAGATCGACAAGATATTGTTGGTGGGCGGAGCCACGCGCATGCCCATGGTGCAGCGCAAGGTCAAGGAACTCCTTGGCAAAGAGCCTACCAAGGGAATAAACCCCGATGAGTGCGTGGCAATAGGCGCTGCGATTCAGGCGGCCATTTTGGCAGGCGAACATAAGGATATCGTCTTGGTCGACGTCACTCCCCTTTCCCTGGGAGTTGAGACCCTGGGCGGGGTGTTTACGAAGATCATAGAGAGGAACACGGCAATTCCCGTCTCCAAGAGCCAGATCTTCACTACGGCTGCCGATAATCAAACGCGCGTGGAGATACATGTTCTTCAGGGCGAAAGGCCTATGGCAGCCGATAACGTCTCCCTAGGGAGGTTTTTCCTCGACGGCATACCTCCGGCACCGCGCGGCGTGCCTCAGATCGAAGTTACGTTTAACATCGATGTCAACGGAATATTAAACGTCACCGCAAAAGATTTAGCTACAGGCAAGGCGCAGCACATAACGATTCAGTCGTCCAGGCTGTCGGAAGCGGAGATAGAGCGCATGCGCAGGGAAGCCGAGGCGAACGAGGAGGCCGACAGGAGAAGAAGGGAGTTGGCCGACGCGAGAAACGAGGCCGATAGCGCAGTATATAACGCCGAAAAGCTGCTTCGCGATCTTGGCGATAAGGTGACCCAGGAAGAAAGGACGAAGGTGCAGTCGAAGATAGATGCGGTAAAGGCAGCCTTGGGCAAGGAAGACGTCTTGGCCATAAAGTCCGCCTGCGAGGATCTGACCAAGGACCTAAATGAGTTGGCTGTAAGGCTTTATTCCCAGGCAACCCAGGGGCAAGCAGGCGCAGGCGTGGCCGGACAGAGCACGTCCCAGGATGGTTCAGGCGGTCCTACGGTGGATGCCCAATATAAAGATCAGGGACAGGCATAG
- a CDS encoding nucleotide exchange factor GrpE, with amino-acid sequence MCDKDLNKEPEDGLKNLLIDDNSGELLKLLEEKEALEKELAALKEQYDALYSEAARIKADFHNYKRRSESNLKRQKDMIVAELVLNLLPVIDNFERALDCDFDKESNFYRGIYMIYQDLLSVMASFGVTPIKALDEPFNPAFHEAIAVETVTSADRDGKVVKEVLRGYALNGEIIRPAKVIVGRLNEEEVGNDE; translated from the coding sequence TTGTGCGATAAGGACTTGAATAAAGAGCCCGAAGATGGGCTCAAAAATTTGCTCATCGATGACAATTCTGGGGAATTGCTGAAGCTGCTTGAGGAAAAGGAAGCTCTGGAAAAAGAGCTTGCGGCTTTAAAGGAACAATATGATGCCTTGTACAGTGAGGCTGCAAGGATAAAGGCTGATTTTCACAATTACAAGAGAAGGTCCGAATCCAACCTTAAAAGGCAAAAGGACATGATCGTCGCGGAATTGGTGCTGAACCTACTGCCAGTAATCGACAACTTTGAGCGTGCCTTGGATTGCGATTTTGATAAAGAGTCAAATTTCTACAGAGGTATATATATGATCTACCAGGATCTTTTAAGCGTCATGGCAAGCTTTGGCGTTACGCCAATAAAGGCGCTGGATGAGCCCTTCAATCCGGCCTTTCATGAGGCAATTGCGGTGGAAACCGTCACAAGCGCCGATCGCGACGGAAAAGTAGTCAAAGAAGTCCTAAGGGGATATGCTTTAAACGGAGAAATTATCAGACCTGCGAAGGTGATTGTAGGCAGACTGAACGAAGAAGAGGTGGGTAACGATGAGTAA
- the hrcA gene encoding heat-inducible transcriptional repressor HrcA — translation MLTERQLEILYSIVHEYIRTGEPVGSRTISKKYLTNKSAATIRNEMADLEEAGYLCQPYTSAGRVPTSKAYRVYVDMILQKRALSVPSLAREKLKVLKEEKRSVERTLSYLTQLLGSITHYISLAGIAVLNDATLNRLDLVKVDSAHILLLIILEGGLVHHDVIRADQEVKQEELDELSSYLNNIVSGRSWLEARDVIREKVFNELVRYAEICRQTLDEIDFVLKKSRYRFFTGGTSNVLLLPDFRDAEKLRSLLVLLEDEDEFRKVVEACATEEPISVIIGEENPVEAMKDCSLVLASSESGAKRTILGVIGPVRMDYEKTIGVLELLCEHLLN, via the coding sequence GTGTTGACGGAGCGGCAACTGGAGATCCTTTATTCTATAGTTCATGAGTATATCAGGACCGGGGAGCCCGTGGGCTCCAGGACCATATCTAAAAAATATCTGACAAATAAGAGCGCTGCGACGATACGCAATGAGATGGCAGATCTGGAAGAGGCGGGTTATTTATGCCAGCCTTACACGTCTGCCGGTCGAGTTCCTACGTCCAAGGCATACAGGGTCTACGTGGATATGATCCTGCAAAAGAGGGCCCTTTCTGTGCCCTCCTTGGCAAGAGAAAAGCTCAAGGTCTTAAAGGAAGAGAAAAGAAGCGTGGAAAGGACTTTGTCCTACCTCACGCAACTTTTGGGAAGCATAACTCACTATATCTCGCTTGCCGGCATTGCCGTCTTGAACGACGCCACGTTGAACAGGTTGGACCTGGTAAAGGTGGACAGCGCCCATATTTTGTTGCTGATAATACTTGAAGGCGGGCTTGTACATCACGACGTCATAAGGGCCGATCAGGAGGTTAAGCAGGAAGAGCTGGACGAATTAAGTTCCTATTTGAACAACATAGTCTCTGGTCGGTCATGGCTCGAGGCCCGCGATGTCATAAGGGAAAAGGTCTTTAACGAGCTGGTCCGTTATGCAGAGATATGTCGTCAAACTCTTGATGAAATTGATTTTGTACTAAAGAAGTCCCGTTACAGGTTCTTCACCGGAGGAACCAGCAACGTATTGCTTTTGCCTGATTTTAGGGACGCCGAAAAGTTACGCTCTCTGCTTGTATTGCTCGAGGACGAGGACGAGTTTAGGAAGGTCGTCGAGGCTTGCGCTACCGAAGAGCCGATAAGCGTGATCATTGGCGAGGAAAACCCGGTCGAGGCGATGAAGGACTGCTCTTTGGTGCTGGCCAGCTCCGAAAGCGGCGCTAAAAGGACGATCCTGGGCGTTATTGGCCCTGTCAGGATGGACTACGAGAAGACCATAGGGGTGCTTGAGCTTTTGTGCGAACATCTGTTAAATTAG
- a CDS encoding histidine phosphatase family protein: MVLLSNNTQKTKILLIRHGECRGNIEGLFRGRSDFPLNENGIRQAQCLAEEIANLGPIDFIFTSPLKRAFQTAEIISKKNGDVPVTPLQGFTNISLGPWEGRKKAEIMQEYPEEWALWINCPERLKLPNSESIPDVQRRAYSTLEFLVQKYAGKTFAIVSHRAVLKPLIAACLQIADPYFWRIHVDTASYSIMMYEEERGYCLTLLNQTKHLANFTSEWI; the protein is encoded by the coding sequence ATGGTGTTGTTGTCCAATAATACGCAAAAGACCAAGATATTGCTCATAAGGCACGGAGAATGCAGGGGTAACATAGAGGGACTTTTTAGAGGCCGAAGCGATTTTCCCTTAAACGAAAACGGAATACGGCAAGCCCAATGTCTCGCTGAAGAAATTGCCAATTTAGGTCCTATAGATTTCATCTTCACAAGTCCCCTGAAGAGGGCATTTCAAACGGCGGAGATCATCTCAAAGAAGAACGGAGATGTTCCGGTAACGCCGTTGCAGGGCTTCACCAACATCTCCTTGGGCCCCTGGGAAGGCCGCAAGAAGGCAGAAATAATGCAGGAATACCCGGAGGAGTGGGCTCTATGGATAAATTGCCCAGAACGGTTGAAACTTCCCAATTCGGAAAGCATACCTGACGTACAGAGACGTGCCTACTCAACGCTTGAGTTTCTCGTACAAAAATATGCAGGCAAAACATTTGCGATAGTAAGCCATCGCGCCGTCCTTAAACCCCTAATCGCTGCCTGCCTTCAAATAGCGGATCCCTACTTTTGGCGGATACACGTCGACACCGCATCCTATAGTATTATGATGTACGAGGAAGAAAGGGGATATTGCTTAACCCTGCTCAATCAAACGAAACATCTGGCAAACTTCACTAGCGAATGGATATAA
- the folP gene encoding dihydropteroate synthase has protein sequence MKPLALPRGRKLSFSGRPLIMGILNLTNDSFFPQSRIPDMTSLIERARKMIDDGADILDIGAESTRPGADPVPLEEEERRLLPALKALRKEFPDVVISVDTYKSAIAEAALELGADIINDISGLSFDPDMAKVAARFGVPVIIMHIKGTPKDMQRDPRYEDVIGEIKDFLKEKIEYAVSCGVNPEQIVIDPGLGFGKGHDHNLQILKHVQEFRSLGKPILIGHSRKGTISKILGCKGPEEALYGTLAISAYCAMNKIEIIRVHDVLENRHVVEMIDAIQRA, from the coding sequence ATGAAACCATTGGCGCTGCCCAGGGGGCGAAAGCTAAGCTTCAGCGGAAGACCGCTCATAATGGGAATTTTAAATCTTACCAACGATTCCTTTTTTCCTCAAAGCAGGATACCCGATATGACCTCTTTAATTGAGAGGGCAAGAAAAATGATAGACGACGGAGCGGACATCTTGGACATAGGGGCTGAATCCACACGACCGGGAGCGGACCCCGTACCGTTGGAGGAAGAAGAAAGAAGGTTGCTGCCTGCCCTTAAGGCATTGAGAAAGGAATTTCCTGACGTCGTCATCTCGGTAGACACCTACAAATCGGCAATAGCAGAGGCGGCCTTAGAGCTTGGGGCTGATATAATAAACGACATCTCCGGACTGTCGTTCGACCCCGACATGGCCAAAGTGGCGGCAAGATTTGGTGTCCCCGTAATAATAATGCACATTAAGGGCACGCCAAAGGACATGCAAAGGGATCCACGGTACGAAGATGTAATAGGCGAAATAAAGGATTTTCTTAAGGAAAAAATTGAATATGCCGTCAGCTGTGGGGTAAATCCGGAGCAAATTGTGATTGATCCAGGATTGGGCTTTGGCAAGGGGCATGATCACAACCTGCAGATATTAAAGCATGTCCAGGAGTTCAGGTCCCTGGGCAAGCCCATACTGATCGGCCACTCGCGAAAGGGAACCATAAGCAAAATACTAGGATGCAAAGGCCCCGAAGAAGCCCTTTACGGCACTTTGGCGATCTCAGCATATTGCGCCATGAACAAGATAGAAATAATAAGGGTTCATGATGTACTGGAAAACAGGCACGTGGTGGAAATGATTGATGCCATCCAAAGGGCTTAG
- the folK gene encoding 2-amino-4-hydroxy-6-hydroxymethyldihydropteridine diphosphokinase produces the protein MALIGIGLGSNLGDRLNNLRSAVWRLENEGFCIKSKSDVFETPPFGVEDQPYFLNACLLADFFEGPHEILRRLKDIEVKLGRKPRLRWGPREIDLDILFIDNLVLNDEDLVIPHPRLHERPFVIVPLAQICPKWRHPLLGLTIEELCKDIDTTSIIRITNL, from the coding sequence ATGGCGTTAATAGGCATAGGGCTTGGGAGCAACTTGGGAGACCGCCTAAACAACTTGCGTTCGGCGGTCTGGCGGCTTGAAAATGAAGGCTTTTGCATCAAGAGCAAAAGCGACGTCTTCGAAACGCCGCCCTTTGGCGTGGAAGATCAGCCTTACTTTCTAAATGCTTGCTTACTGGCGGACTTCTTTGAAGGTCCGCACGAAATATTGAGGCGACTGAAAGACATCGAGGTGAAATTGGGCAGAAAGCCACGATTGAGGTGGGGACCACGAGAGATCGACCTGGATATCCTCTTCATTGACAACTTGGTGCTAAACGATGAAGACTTGGTCATTCCCCACCCGCGACTTCACGAAAGGCCTTTCGTGATAGTTCCGCTGGCCCAAATTTGCCCAAAATGGAGGCATCCCTTGCTGGGCCTGACGATCGAGGAATTGTGCAAGGATATTGACACAACTTCGATTATCAGGATAACAAATCTGTAA
- a CDS encoding DUF3536 domain-containing protein, producing the protein MDRYICIHGHFYQPPRENPWLEFVEREDSAHPYHDWNERITYECYAPNGASRILNGDRHIIAIVNNYSKISFNFGPTLLGWMEKNFPWVYESLLAADQVAMKNFNGHGSAIAQVYNHVIMPLASYRDKKTQVLWGIRDFERRFKRFPEGMWLPETAVDMETLEVLAESGIKFTILAPHQAGRVRPLEGGNWVNITAASLDKKKAYLCRLPSGREIAIFFYDGPIAQDVAFGGLLQDGKLYAQRLVAAFEEEDYPQLVNVATDGETYGHHHRFGDMALAYCIYSIESQGLAKMTVYGEFLEKFPPQDEVEILENTSWSCAHGVKRWCDDCGCSTGSHPGWNQKWRRPLRQAVESLSKDVSRIYEDLSKGLLSDPWSARDDYVEVVLDRTVENVEGFFRRNAAKELAGGEKVVALKLLEMTRNAMLMFTSCGWFFDDISGIETAQIMKYAARAIQLAKEAGGRDLEGNFMHMLEEAKSNDPTAGDGRAIYERAVLPKVLDLSRVCAHGVMSSMFIDGKGNGEREIYCYRLKSLELKSLGSGKFIMNMGKASVHSTITWEEALLQFASCYIGGLQLFCGVSGYADEISYREMLKGLQIAFENHDVPDMVRKMDRHFGGRTFTLKHLFRDEQCTIVNNLVEDVLDVIMITYEELYDTHYPAMKLLNELNIPLPDAFRATVDVVLSGKLNAILESPNIDLEELAKVCGEIKEWNVAIDRHHVSRIASERVSSLLKDFKERKEDFDLIFEAGQIIELLTQINVTLDLWKAQNIYFDIVADMLRHGRPLEGNVLNAMKRLGLLLGVMFPV; encoded by the coding sequence TTGGACCGTTACATATGCATTCATGGTCATTTCTATCAACCTCCCCGGGAAAATCCGTGGCTTGAGTTCGTCGAAAGAGAGGATTCCGCGCACCCCTACCACGATTGGAACGAAAGGATAACCTACGAGTGCTACGCTCCCAATGGGGCCTCCAGGATATTAAACGGCGATAGGCATATAATTGCCATAGTTAACAACTATTCAAAGATCAGCTTCAATTTCGGTCCCACGCTTTTAGGTTGGATGGAAAAAAACTTTCCGTGGGTTTATGAATCGCTCCTTGCGGCCGATCAAGTGGCCATGAAGAACTTTAACGGCCACGGTTCGGCAATAGCACAGGTGTATAACCACGTCATAATGCCCCTGGCGAGCTACCGCGACAAGAAGACGCAGGTGCTTTGGGGGATCAGGGATTTCGAGAGAAGGTTTAAGCGATTTCCGGAAGGCATGTGGTTGCCCGAAACGGCGGTGGACATGGAAACGCTTGAGGTATTGGCTGAATCGGGCATAAAATTTACCATCCTGGCGCCTCATCAGGCAGGGCGCGTAAGACCTCTCGAGGGTGGCAATTGGGTAAACATCACCGCCGCAAGCTTGGATAAGAAAAAGGCCTATCTCTGTCGCTTGCCTTCGGGAAGGGAAATAGCCATATTCTTTTATGACGGGCCCATAGCCCAAGACGTGGCGTTTGGAGGGCTTTTGCAGGACGGAAAACTTTACGCGCAAAGACTCGTGGCTGCCTTTGAAGAAGAGGATTATCCCCAATTGGTAAACGTGGCCACAGATGGTGAGACTTACGGTCACCACCATAGATTCGGGGATATGGCGCTTGCCTACTGCATATATTCCATAGAATCTCAGGGCTTGGCGAAGATGACTGTTTACGGCGAATTCCTGGAAAAATTTCCACCCCAAGATGAGGTTGAAATTTTGGAAAATACCTCATGGAGCTGCGCCCATGGCGTAAAGAGGTGGTGCGACGATTGCGGATGCAGTACGGGATCTCACCCAGGTTGGAATCAAAAGTGGAGAAGGCCTTTAAGGCAAGCCGTGGAATCGTTAAGCAAGGATGTAAGTAGGATATACGAGGATCTCTCCAAAGGCCTTTTGTCGGATCCCTGGAGCGCCAGAGATGATTACGTGGAGGTAGTTTTAGACCGGACTGTTGAAAATGTCGAAGGCTTCTTTCGCCGGAACGCTGCGAAGGAGCTTGCCGGGGGCGAGAAGGTCGTCGCATTAAAGCTCCTTGAGATGACGAGAAATGCCATGCTGATGTTCACCAGCTGCGGATGGTTTTTCGACGATATATCGGGCATAGAGACTGCTCAGATCATGAAATATGCCGCTCGCGCAATTCAGTTGGCTAAAGAAGCTGGTGGCAGAGATCTTGAGGGGAATTTCATGCACATGCTGGAGGAAGCGAAGAGCAACGATCCCACCGCTGGTGACGGCCGTGCGATATACGAACGTGCCGTTCTTCCCAAGGTTTTGGACCTATCCAGGGTATGCGCTCACGGTGTAATGTCGTCCATGTTCATTGACGGGAAAGGCAATGGGGAAAGGGAAATCTATTGTTACAGACTAAAAAGTTTGGAACTGAAAAGCTTGGGCTCGGGAAAGTTCATCATGAATATGGGAAAGGCTAGCGTCCATTCAACAATCACGTGGGAGGAGGCGCTTTTGCAATTTGCCTCATGCTATATCGGCGGGTTACAGCTTTTCTGTGGCGTGTCCGGCTATGCGGATGAGATTTCTTACAGAGAGATGCTTAAAGGGCTTCAAATCGCCTTCGAAAACCACGACGTTCCGGATATGGTGAGAAAGATGGACAGACACTTCGGCGGAAGGACCTTTACGCTAAAGCATTTATTTCGCGACGAGCAGTGTACGATTGTAAATAACCTGGTCGAGGACGTATTAGACGTCATCATGATAACTTATGAGGAGCTTTATGACACGCACTATCCAGCGATGAAATTGCTCAACGAGCTGAATATTCCCTTGCCCGATGCCTTTCGTGCTACGGTTGACGTTGTCTTGAGCGGCAAGCTGAATGCGATCCTGGAGTCGCCAAATATAGATCTGGAAGAATTGGCAAAGGTATGTGGAGAGATCAAGGAGTGGAACGTAGCTATAGATAGGCATCACGTAAGCAGGATCGCCAGTGAGAGGGTCAGTTCGCTGCTTAAGGACTTCAAGGAACGTAAGGAAGACTTTGACCTGATATTCGAAGCAGGTCAAATTATTGAGCTCTTGACGCAGATAAACGTAACGTTAGACTTATGGAAGGCGCAAAACATATACTTCGACATAGTGGCCGACATGCTCAGGCATGGCAGGCCATTGGAAGGCAATGTCTTAAATGCGATGAAACGCCTTGGCCTTTTGTTGGGAGTAATGTTTCCGGTGTAG